In [Clostridium] cellulosi, one genomic interval encodes:
- a CDS encoding ABC transporter inner membrane protein (High confidence in function and specificity): protein MEKLLKDKKAIFLFVFPAFLIFAVIVLLPILFSFIYSLQNWNGISKGIYIGFDNYKKLFVNNADDFLKSVWNSCILAILSVFIQLPISLLLALVLARGIKGEKTFRTVFFIPVILSTVVIGQLWMKIYNPNYGLLNIILKNIGLASLQNAWLGNPKTALGAVFVPILWQYIGYHMLLMYASAKSISTDIYEAAKIDGANEATTAFKITIPLMKPIIKVCVVFAVIGSFKAFDLIYVLTNGGPLHASEVPTTLMYTTIFAKYQYGYGSAMAIFIIVECLVCTILINKLFGKDETY from the coding sequence ATGGAAAAATTGCTCAAAGATAAAAAAGCAATCTTCCTTTTCGTATTTCCGGCCTTTTTGATATTCGCTGTTATAGTATTGCTTCCAATATTATTTTCATTTATTTACAGCCTTCAAAACTGGAACGGAATAAGTAAAGGTATTTATATCGGATTCGATAACTACAAAAAATTATTTGTAAATAACGCCGACGATTTCTTAAAGTCAGTTTGGAACTCATGTATACTGGCAATTTTGTCGGTGTTTATCCAGCTTCCTATCTCACTCCTGCTCGCTTTGGTTCTCGCACGGGGCATCAAAGGAGAAAAGACATTCAGAACCGTATTCTTTATTCCCGTCATTCTTTCAACTGTTGTTATCGGCCAGCTTTGGATGAAAATATATAATCCAAACTATGGCCTTCTCAACATAATACTTAAGAACATTGGCCTTGCATCTTTGCAAAATGCATGGCTTGGCAATCCAAAAACGGCACTCGGAGCAGTTTTTGTCCCCATTCTGTGGCAGTACATCGGTTATCATATGCTTCTTATGTATGCCTCGGCAAAATCAATTTCTACAGATATATATGAGGCAGCAAAAATAGACGGTGCAAACGAGGCAACCACTGCCTTTAAAATTACTATCCCATTGATGAAACCGATTATAAAGGTTTGTGTTGTTTTCGCCGTTATTGGTTCTTTTAAAGCATTCGACCTTATCTATGTTCTTACAAACGGCGGACCACTCCACGCAAGCGAAGTGCCGACAACACTTATGTACACAACAATATTTGCGAAATACCAGTACGGTTACGGCAGTGCAATGGCTATATTCATCATCGTTGAATGCCTCGTATGCACAATTTTGATAAATAAACTCTTTGGCAAAGATGAAACATATTGA
- a CDS encoding glycoside hydrolase family 3 domain protein (High confidence in function and specificity): MDNNLPYLDSSLSFEERAKDLVSRMTLEEKVSQMLYTSPAIERLGIPSYNWWNEGLHGIARAGVATVFPQAIGLAATFNPELVEKVADVISTEGRAKYHEFQRKGDHDIYKGLTIWSPNVNIFRDPRWGRGHETYGEDPYLTGEIGKAFVRGLQGKDKKFLKTAACAKHFAVHSGPEAERHSFNAVVSKKDLRETYLYAFRELVKEAKVEGVMGAYNRTNGEPCCGSKTLLKDILRKEWGFKGYVTSDCWAIKDFHVNHHVTKNAIESVAMALNNGCDTNCGSMFANLLIAYQEGLVTEDAIDRAVERLMVTRMKLGLFAKPGEDPYANIPYELNDCPEHKKFNLETSKKTLVLLKNENNILPLDKKKIKSIAVIGPNANSRSALIGNYHGTASRYYTVLDGIQDALGEDVRVYYAEGCHLWKNKTEELALEGDRLAEAVSAAERSDVVVLCLGLDESLEGEEGDESNAFNSGDKIGLELPGLQQKLMEKVVATGKPVILVLLAGSALAVTWAQEHVPAIIQAWYPGAEGGKAIASLLFGEFSPSGRLPVTFYKSTDDLPDFRDYSMENRTYRYFKGTPLYPFGYGLSYTKFKYSDLSLSSKVIAAGENLSVTVTVENVGNMESDEIVELYLQDLEASVRVPIWQLEGIKPIHLKPNEKTKVTFELTPRQMSLIDNDGNRVLEPGYFRVYVGPCQPDKRSVELTGQEPLSAEFEVQGQKLEMEY, encoded by the coding sequence ATGGATAACAATCTTCCTTATCTTGACAGCAGCTTGAGCTTCGAAGAACGGGCGAAAGACCTTGTTTCTCGCATGACGCTCGAAGAAAAGGTTTCGCAGATGCTTTATACTTCGCCTGCAATCGAGCGGTTAGGTATTCCGTCTTATAACTGGTGGAATGAAGGCCTTCACGGCATAGCGCGTGCCGGTGTCGCTACAGTCTTTCCTCAGGCGATCGGCCTTGCCGCAACTTTCAACCCTGAACTTGTAGAAAAGGTCGCTGATGTCATCTCCACTGAAGGGCGCGCAAAATACCACGAATTTCAGCGCAAAGGCGATCACGATATTTACAAAGGTTTGACCATTTGGTCACCGAACGTAAATATTTTCAGGGATCCCCGCTGGGGCCGCGGCCATGAAACCTACGGAGAAGACCCATATCTGACTGGTGAGATCGGCAAAGCTTTTGTAAGAGGTCTTCAGGGCAAGGATAAAAAGTTCTTAAAGACCGCCGCCTGCGCAAAGCACTTTGCAGTACACAGCGGCCCAGAAGCTGAACGCCATTCATTCAACGCCGTAGTCTCCAAAAAGGACCTGCGTGAAACATACCTTTACGCTTTCCGCGAGCTTGTAAAGGAAGCCAAGGTTGAGGGTGTCATGGGTGCCTACAACCGTACAAACGGCGAACCTTGCTGCGGAAGCAAAACCCTGCTTAAAGACATACTCCGCAAAGAGTGGGGCTTTAAAGGTTATGTGACCTCTGACTGCTGGGCAATTAAGGATTTTCACGTCAACCACCATGTTACTAAAAACGCAATTGAATCGGTAGCAATGGCTCTCAACAACGGCTGCGATACCAACTGCGGCAGCATGTTCGCGAACCTGCTCATCGCGTATCAGGAAGGGCTGGTAACCGAGGATGCAATCGACAGGGCAGTTGAGCGCTTAATGGTTACCCGTATGAAACTCGGTTTGTTCGCAAAACCGGGAGAAGACCCGTATGCTAATATCCCATATGAGTTAAATGATTGCCCCGAACACAAGAAGTTCAACCTTGAAACATCAAAGAAAACACTTGTACTCTTGAAAAACGAGAACAATATCCTTCCGCTCGATAAGAAAAAGATAAAATCTATAGCGGTAATAGGGCCAAATGCCAACAGCCGCAGCGCACTTATAGGCAACTACCATGGCACTGCTTCCCGCTATTATACCGTACTCGACGGCATACAAGACGCCCTTGGTGAGGATGTCCGCGTATATTACGCAGAAGGATGCCATTTGTGGAAAAACAAAACGGAAGAGCTCGCTCTTGAAGGTGACAGGCTTGCCGAAGCTGTTTCCGCCGCAGAGCGTTCCGACGTCGTTGTTCTCTGCCTCGGCCTCGATGAGTCCCTTGAGGGTGAAGAGGGTGACGAGTCCAACGCCTTCAACAGCGGAGACAAGATAGGGCTTGAGCTCCCCGGTCTGCAGCAAAAACTTATGGAAAAGGTTGTCGCAACCGGAAAGCCCGTTATACTCGTTCTGCTCGCAGGCAGTGCGCTCGCAGTAACCTGGGCTCAGGAGCATGTTCCCGCCATTATTCAGGCGTGGTATCCGGGAGCTGAGGGCGGAAAAGCTATCGCTTCGCTGCTCTTCGGCGAATTCAGCCCCTCAGGACGGCTTCCTGTAACTTTCTATAAGTCAACTGATGATCTGCCGGATTTCCGTGACTATTCAATGGAAAACCGCACCTATCGTTACTTTAAAGGCACACCGCTTTATCCCTTCGGCTACGGGCTGAGCTATACGAAATTTAAGTATTCAGACCTGTCGCTTTCAAGCAAGGTCATAGCTGCAGGCGAAAATCTGTCTGTCACCGTAACCGTTGAAAATGTCGGCAATATGGAAAGCGATGAAATCGTAGAACTCTACCTTCAGGATTTAGAGGCAAGCGTCAGGGTTCCGATTTGGCAGCTTGAAGGAATCAAACCTATACACCTAAAGCCCAACGAGAAAACAAAGGTCACATTTGAGCTGACCCCACGCCAGATGTCGCTTATCGACAATGACGGAAACCGTGTCCTTGAACCGGGCTATTTCAGAGTTTATGTCGGCCCGTGCCAGCCGGATAAGAGAAGCGTAGAGCTTACCGGCCAGGAGCCGCTCAGCGCGGAATTCGAGGTTCAAGGTCAAAAATTAGAGATGGAATATTGA
- the ydjJ1 gene encoding putative zinc-type alcohol dehydrogenase-like protein YdjJ (High confidence in function and specificity) has translation MNGTMKAAVMNKVGEIKLETLDIPTPKDDQVLVKIKHVGICGSDVHYFEHGRIGDFVVRDPIILGHESAGEVVEVGRNVKHLKVGDKVTLEPGYTCGKCEYCKTGRYNLCPDVVFMATPPYNGAFVEYVAYPADMAFKLPENMDTVEGALIEPLAVGLHAARTADAHIGQTAVVLGAGCIGLVTLMSLKAMGVSEVYVSDVIEKRLDKALECGASGVIRADKEDTVETINKLTNGQGADLVFETAGNKITTKQTVNLVKRGGKIVLVGMAPDATIDYDFISLISKEASISTVFRYRNLYPTGIKAVSSGLIPIRKIVTNFFKFEDTQYAMKYSIENARDMVKGVIEFD, from the coding sequence ATGAACGGAACAATGAAAGCCGCTGTAATGAACAAAGTTGGCGAAATCAAGCTCGAAACGCTTGATATCCCAACACCGAAAGACGACCAGGTACTTGTCAAAATCAAGCATGTCGGCATATGTGGTTCGGACGTACATTATTTTGAGCACGGGCGAATCGGAGATTTTGTTGTCCGGGATCCGATAATACTCGGACATGAAAGTGCCGGCGAAGTCGTTGAAGTGGGGCGAAATGTAAAACATCTCAAAGTTGGTGACAAAGTAACCCTTGAACCGGGTTATACCTGCGGCAAATGCGAGTACTGCAAAACCGGCAGATACAACCTTTGCCCAGACGTCGTTTTCATGGCGACCCCACCTTACAACGGAGCTTTTGTGGAATATGTAGCTTATCCTGCTGATATGGCGTTCAAACTGCCGGAAAACATGGATACGGTTGAAGGCGCTCTTATCGAGCCTCTCGCAGTCGGCCTGCACGCTGCCCGCACAGCAGACGCTCATATCGGCCAAACGGCTGTAGTTCTCGGAGCTGGCTGCATCGGACTTGTTACACTGATGTCCCTTAAAGCCATGGGCGTGTCAGAGGTTTACGTCTCTGATGTTATCGAGAAGCGGCTTGACAAAGCGCTGGAGTGCGGCGCGTCAGGGGTTATCCGCGCGGATAAAGAAGATACCGTAGAGACAATAAACAAACTGACGAACGGGCAGGGAGCGGATCTGGTCTTTGAAACCGCCGGCAATAAGATTACCACCAAGCAAACAGTAAATTTGGTAAAACGCGGCGGGAAGATCGTTCTTGTCGGCATGGCTCCGGACGCAACGATCGACTATGATTTCATCTCTTTGATTTCAAAAGAGGCTTCTATTTCAACCGTCTTCCGTTACCGCAATCTTTATCCGACAGGGATAAAAGCTGTTTCGTCTGGACTTATTCCTATCCGCAAGATTGTCACAAACTTCTTTAAGTTTGAGGACACCCAGTATGCAATGAAATATTCCATCGAAAACGCACGAGATATGGTCAAAGGCGTTATTGAGTTTGACTAA
- a CDS encoding extracellular solute-binding protein (High confidence in function and specificity) yields the protein MKRFVKKAGALLLVAAMAVGITACKSSDKKAESSQSGKVTLTYWNIFTTEPQKSMAANIIKKWNDDNPDIQIQASSTENDAYKTKIKTAISANEAPDIIYSWTQGFMQPFVEANKLLALDDYLNDGTKDKMLPGALDTVTFNGKVYGLPYQQQAGALYVNTELFKKYNVKIPTTFDELLTAVKTFRSKNITPMALGEKDEWPGMWYYDMIALRTAGADLCTKALTGQASFEDKAFADAADKLLELVKAGAFDPGVMGLTRDESNAQFTQGNIAMYFGGNFEAAQYDADNSAVKGKIEAVPFPVVSGGKGDPKEYIGGGSDCLLIAANTKHKDEAVKAAKYLAQNLSSQGYLIGAGLPMWKYDDIDESKIDPLTQQIMKNIVNGSTGCVPAWDIFLTGDKAQVHKDLVARIFGKTITGEEFAKQMQAQVNG from the coding sequence ATGAAAAGGTTTGTAAAAAAAGCCGGCGCTCTGCTCCTTGTCGCTGCAATGGCAGTCGGTATAACCGCCTGCAAAAGCTCTGACAAGAAGGCAGAATCATCGCAAAGCGGCAAAGTTACATTGACATACTGGAATATCTTCACAACTGAACCGCAGAAGTCAATGGCCGCTAATATCATTAAAAAATGGAACGATGACAATCCAGATATCCAAATTCAAGCATCCTCAACCGAAAACGACGCATATAAAACTAAAATCAAGACAGCAATCTCAGCCAATGAAGCACCTGATATCATTTATTCATGGACACAGGGTTTCATGCAGCCTTTCGTTGAGGCAAATAAACTTCTTGCCCTTGACGATTATCTGAACGACGGTACTAAAGACAAAATGCTGCCAGGCGCCCTTGATACCGTTACTTTCAACGGCAAGGTTTATGGCCTCCCCTATCAGCAGCAGGCTGGTGCCCTTTATGTCAACACAGAACTCTTTAAGAAATACAATGTCAAAATTCCTACGACATTTGACGAACTCTTAACTGCAGTTAAGACATTCCGTTCAAAGAATATCACCCCGATGGCACTTGGCGAAAAAGACGAGTGGCCGGGCATGTGGTATTATGACATGATCGCCCTTCGCACAGCAGGTGCAGATCTTTGCACAAAAGCTTTGACAGGCCAAGCCTCATTTGAAGACAAAGCATTTGCTGATGCAGCCGATAAGCTCCTTGAGCTTGTAAAGGCTGGAGCTTTTGATCCGGGCGTCATGGGTCTTACCAGAGATGAATCCAATGCCCAATTTACACAGGGTAACATCGCGATGTACTTCGGCGGAAACTTTGAGGCCGCACAGTATGACGCTGATAACTCTGCTGTAAAAGGAAAGATTGAAGCTGTTCCGTTCCCGGTTGTTTCAGGCGGAAAAGGCGATCCTAAGGAATATATCGGAGGCGGCAGTGACTGCCTGCTCATTGCAGCTAATACAAAGCACAAAGACGAGGCTGTAAAAGCTGCTAAATATCTTGCACAGAACCTCTCTTCACAGGGCTATCTTATTGGCGCAGGACTCCCGATGTGGAAATATGATGACATTGACGAATCAAAGATTGATCCGCTTACCCAGCAGATTATGAAAAATATCGTAAATGGTTCGACTGGATGTGTTCCGGCGTGGGATATCTTCCTCACTGGTGACAAAGCTCAGGTACATAAGGACTTGGTTGCTAGAATATTCGGCAAAACAATTACAGGCGAAGAATTCGCAAAACAGATGCAAGCACAGGTTAATGGTTAA
- a CDS encoding natural resistance-associated macrophage protein (High confidence in function and specificity): MKEKTRRKLRSVLSVLAILGPGIITVNAGNDAGGIATYSSVGANYGYKMLWGLLIITLGLSVVQEMNARMAVVTGKGLSDLIREKFGVKWAFFAMTVLLIANFGLVMGDFAGVAMSLGLFHVSKFISVPIAAVLIWALVTKGSYSKVEKVFLAFTFVFFGYIISAFQAKPDWSNVFRSMVHPTFELNKGYILTLIGLIGTTITPYMQFYLQSTVVDKHLSLRDYKYEKLDVYFGAIWGNAIAFFIIVCTAATLYKSHITFTTADQAAKALAPIAGEYASALFGIGLLGAALLACAIIPLSTAYAICEAFGFESGVDNDFREAPFFFGIYTFMIAASAALVLIPGIPLIKLAVVTQQIAGILSPVILIFMIILVNDKRIMGKYVNTKAQNIVSIATVAFIVVLSAVLVVSPFFE; encoded by the coding sequence ATGAAAGAAAAAACAAGAAGAAAGCTTCGCAGTGTTCTCTCGGTTTTAGCGATACTGGGCCCTGGCATAATTACAGTCAATGCGGGAAACGATGCGGGCGGCATTGCGACTTACTCGTCAGTAGGTGCTAATTACGGCTATAAAATGCTGTGGGGGCTGCTCATCATAACCCTTGGCCTTTCGGTAGTTCAGGAAATGAATGCGAGGATGGCTGTTGTTACGGGCAAGGGGCTTTCTGACCTTATCAGGGAAAAATTCGGCGTAAAATGGGCGTTTTTCGCTATGACAGTTCTTCTGATTGCGAATTTCGGGCTTGTAATGGGCGACTTTGCCGGCGTCGCCATGAGCCTCGGGCTGTTCCATGTCAGCAAATTCATATCCGTACCGATTGCCGCTGTGCTTATCTGGGCGCTTGTCACCAAAGGCTCTTACAGCAAGGTTGAAAAGGTTTTTCTCGCATTTACCTTTGTCTTTTTCGGTTATATCATATCAGCGTTTCAGGCAAAACCCGACTGGTCAAATGTTTTCAGAAGTATGGTCCACCCCACCTTTGAATTGAACAAGGGGTATATCTTGACGCTGATAGGCCTTATCGGAACGACAATCACGCCGTATATGCAGTTTTATTTGCAGTCAACCGTCGTCGACAAACACCTGTCGCTCAGGGATTATAAATACGAAAAGCTGGACGTCTATTTTGGCGCCATATGGGGCAACGCCATAGCATTTTTCATTATCGTCTGCACTGCGGCGACGCTTTATAAATCACATATCACCTTTACTACAGCGGACCAGGCTGCAAAAGCGCTCGCCCCCATCGCCGGGGAGTACGCCTCCGCCCTGTTCGGTATAGGGCTGCTCGGCGCGGCGCTGCTTGCCTGTGCAATTATACCGCTGTCCACCGCCTATGCCATATGTGAGGCTTTCGGATTTGAGAGCGGTGTTGACAATGATTTCAGAGAGGCACCGTTTTTCTTCGGCATTTACACCTTTATGATAGCAGCGAGCGCGGCGCTGGTACTTATTCCGGGCATTCCGCTTATAAAGCTCGCCGTTGTTACACAGCAGATTGCGGGTATACTGTCTCCTGTCATACTTATATTTATGATTATCCTCGTCAACGACAAGCGCATCATGGGCAAGTATGTAAATACTAAGGCTCAGAATATCGTTTCAATAGCAACCGTTGCGTTTATTGTTGTGCTTTCTGCTGTCCTGGTAGTTAGCCCGTTCTTTGAATGA
- a CDS encoding ABC transporter inner membrane protein (High confidence in function and specificity), with product MQNTDVAAIKKPAHKIHIGRIIVFTLLVIWGIIQVYPIFWLFLFSFKNNTEIFGGNVLGFPKVWQFSNYSTAMTSGNVGIYFLNSLIITVVTIIVSSILIATTSYAIVRMKWKLSKVTLTVFTMGLMIPLHAALLPLFVILKNLGLLNTHLALIVPYVAFALPMGIFIMTGFLYSIPRELEEAACIDGCNIYQIFVRIILPLIRPGLATVAIFTYLSTWNELMFANTFISDEKIKTLTVGIMSLSGQYQTDWGPIGAGLMIATIPTLIIYAFLSEQVQKSLIVGAVKG from the coding sequence ATGCAAAATACAGATGTAGCTGCAATTAAAAAACCTGCTCATAAAATTCATATAGGTAGAATTATAGTCTTCACTTTGCTGGTAATTTGGGGTATAATACAGGTATATCCGATATTTTGGCTGTTTCTTTTTTCCTTTAAAAACAATACTGAAATCTTCGGCGGAAATGTGCTGGGATTTCCTAAGGTATGGCAATTCTCTAACTACTCAACTGCTATGACCAGCGGCAACGTCGGGATCTATTTTTTGAACAGCCTTATCATAACAGTTGTGACAATCATTGTTTCAAGTATACTCATTGCGACAACTTCATATGCGATTGTGCGCATGAAATGGAAGCTGAGCAAAGTGACGCTCACAGTCTTTACGATGGGACTGATGATACCGCTCCATGCGGCATTGCTTCCGCTGTTCGTCATACTTAAAAACCTTGGACTTCTTAATACCCATCTTGCGCTTATTGTTCCTTATGTAGCATTTGCGCTTCCTATGGGCATTTTCATCATGACAGGATTTCTTTACAGCATTCCACGAGAGCTTGAAGAGGCCGCTTGTATAGACGGCTGCAACATTTATCAGATTTTTGTGCGTATTATTTTGCCGTTGATACGCCCAGGCCTCGCAACAGTCGCTATCTTCACTTATCTCTCAACTTGGAATGAACTTATGTTTGCTAACACATTTATCAGCGATGAAAAAATAAAAACGCTGACTGTTGGTATTATGTCACTTTCAGGACAGTATCAAACCGACTGGGGTCCAATTGGCGCAGGTCTTATGATTGCGACAATACCTACCCTTATCATCTACGCGTTCTTAAGCGAACAGGTTCAAAAATCCCTTATCGTCGGTGCTGTTAAAGGATAA
- a CDS encoding integral membrane sensor signal transduction histidine kinase (High confidence in function and specificity) produces the protein MKKFLRWILNAKLSVKVIVYYLTVFILFASLCFLTFERLNANMTEQKIKQLSSDSVNTISSNLDLIIDTVNNQSKMLISSSAIQSVLRSNGLKDYTQKQIDNYLTEFTNFYEAISSIYIFDNNGHEYYVENDDMKNLSLKKLKSTDWYKELDEKFGGYILKVNAGGAFDNTSRNYISLMRRINDINTQKPIGYMVVNISTDYIYSSFGKQVNDTKIIVCDENRKPVISSGNIDGNELKLITESIKDGNVSQYKKIKGKQHIIASVKNDYGWTIATITPINELAAQEQTFKIFVAVLMLITLVMFAVSIMFISLSITRPINRLAKAMSSVKDGNFTEVHIRKTSDEIGMLQNVYNIMVREIQTLFKDMVNEQKAKRKAELEALQLQIKPHFLYNSFDAISSLALSGQNKEVYKIVVALGKFYKSFLNSGSETVTINEELEMIKQYLTIQLIRFKDKFTVDWQIDDNVRPLMIPRLTLQPLVENAIKHGIKDNPQAGILLISAALKDGMVVIKIKDNGQGMDEIELEKLLNGEKSGAGLKITRERLKLYFDSPVFEVKSEKGKGCEATIIFPAIKEKDNNE, from the coding sequence ATGAAAAAATTTTTAAGATGGATTTTGAACGCAAAATTGTCGGTTAAGGTCATTGTTTATTACTTGACAGTTTTTATCCTTTTTGCGTCTCTATGTTTCTTGACATTTGAGAGGCTGAATGCAAATATGACAGAGCAAAAAATAAAACAGCTATCTTCCGACAGCGTCAATACTATCAGTTCAAACCTTGATTTGATTATTGATACGGTTAATAATCAGTCCAAAATGCTGATATCCAGTTCTGCAATACAATCGGTTCTTCGTTCAAATGGGCTTAAAGATTATACGCAAAAGCAAATAGACAATTACCTTACTGAGTTTACTAATTTCTATGAGGCCATTTCATCAATATACATATTTGATAATAACGGGCATGAGTATTACGTTGAAAATGACGATATGAAAAACCTGAGCCTTAAAAAACTTAAATCGACAGATTGGTACAAGGAACTTGACGAAAAGTTCGGAGGCTATATTCTGAAGGTAAACGCCGGCGGCGCTTTTGACAACACGAGCCGAAACTATATTTCATTGATGAGAAGAATTAACGATATCAACACACAGAAGCCCATCGGCTATATGGTGGTGAATATTTCAACAGATTATATTTACTCATCTTTCGGCAAACAAGTGAATGACACGAAAATCATAGTTTGCGACGAAAACAGGAAACCGGTTATCAGTTCCGGTAACATTGATGGCAATGAGCTGAAGCTTATTACAGAGAGTATAAAAGATGGCAATGTATCACAATACAAAAAGATAAAAGGGAAACAACACATTATTGCCAGCGTAAAAAACGACTATGGCTGGACGATAGCGACCATCACCCCGATTAACGAGCTGGCCGCACAGGAACAGACGTTCAAGATATTTGTAGCTGTCCTTATGCTTATAACCTTGGTCATGTTCGCTGTCTCCATAATGTTCATATCGCTTTCGATAACAAGGCCGATAAACCGCCTTGCCAAAGCGATGAGCAGCGTGAAAGACGGAAATTTCACAGAAGTACATATTCGAAAGACCTCAGACGAGATAGGCATGCTCCAGAATGTCTATAACATCATGGTCAGGGAGATTCAAACCCTCTTTAAGGACATGGTGAACGAGCAGAAAGCCAAGCGAAAAGCGGAGCTTGAAGCGCTTCAACTGCAGATAAAACCCCATTTTCTCTACAATTCCTTTGATGCGATAAGCTCCCTTGCCCTGTCCGGGCAGAATAAAGAGGTTTACAAAATTGTCGTGGCATTAGGCAAATTCTATAAGTCATTTTTGAACAGCGGCAGCGAGACAGTCACGATTAACGAAGAACTTGAAATGATAAAGCAGTATCTGACGATACAGCTTATCAGATTTAAGGATAAGTTTACTGTCGACTGGCAGATTGACGATAACGTCAGGCCGCTGATGATACCGCGGCTGACCCTGCAGCCCCTTGTGGAAAACGCAATCAAACACGGCATAAAAGATAATCCTCAGGCAGGAATTTTGTTAATAAGCGCGGCCCTGAAAGACGGTATGGTGGTGATAAAAATTAAAGACAACGGCCAGGGCATGGACGAAATAGAATTAGAAAAGCTTTTAAACGGCGAAAAAAGCGGTGCAGGGCTCAAGATAACGAGGGAACGCTTGAAGCTTTATTTTGATTCACCTGTCTTTGAAGTAAAAAGCGAAAAAGGAAAAGGCTGTGAGGCCACAATCATTTTCCCGGCAATAAAGGAGAAGGACAATAATGAATGA
- the GALM gene encoding Aldose 1-epimerase (High confidence in function and specificity): MTKITSKPFGKTKDGTPVTLYTFRNKSGCEVSVCSYGGTIVSIKVPDRDGKIDDIVLGYDNIESYESRSYFYGAAIGRCGNRIGLGKFTLNGREYQLNCNDGRNHLHGGIFGFDSKVWDCEVKSNGTDDVLELRYTSPDGEENYPGTLKVKMTYSWSDDNELTLHYEAESDKDTICNLTNHSYFNLAGHKSGNIHPILVKIYAARFTEADNESIPTGKILDVAGTPMDFRDFHAIGERIDDDYYQLNYAGGYDHNWVLDKGHKMGIAAEAWDKNSGRHMTCSTTLPDMQFYCGNFIKGDQKGKDGFVYEKRAGFCFETQFAPDAINKPQFESPVLKAGEKYDETTVYKFDIK, translated from the coding sequence ATGACTAAGATTACCTCAAAACCCTTTGGAAAGACCAAAGACGGAACACCTGTGACGTTATATACATTCAGAAACAAGTCTGGGTGCGAAGTTTCTGTTTGCAGCTACGGCGGGACAATAGTATCAATTAAAGTTCCAGACCGGGACGGAAAGATTGACGATATTGTGCTCGGATATGACAATATTGAGAGTTATGAGTCCCGCAGCTATTTTTACGGGGCGGCAATAGGCCGCTGCGGCAACCGCATAGGGCTCGGGAAATTCACATTAAACGGCCGCGAATATCAGCTCAACTGCAATGACGGTCGGAACCACCTGCACGGCGGCATATTTGGCTTTGATTCCAAGGTTTGGGACTGCGAAGTAAAATCAAACGGGACGGACGATGTCCTTGAGCTGCGATACACAAGCCCTGACGGCGAAGAAAATTACCCCGGAACGCTGAAGGTTAAGATGACCTATTCGTGGAGCGATGATAACGAGCTTACACTTCACTATGAAGCTGAAAGCGACAAAGACACCATCTGCAACCTTACAAACCATTCATATTTCAACCTCGCCGGACATAAGTCGGGAAACATTCATCCGATACTGGTAAAAATCTATGCGGCGCGCTTTACAGAGGCCGATAATGAAAGCATCCCGACGGGGAAAATACTCGATGTCGCAGGCACTCCAATGGATTTCCGTGATTTCCACGCCATCGGCGAGCGCATTGACGACGACTATTATCAGCTCAATTATGCGGGCGGATATGACCACAACTGGGTGCTGGACAAAGGCCATAAGATGGGCATAGCTGCCGAGGCATGGGACAAGAACAGCGGCCGCCATATGACATGCTCAACAACATTGCCGGACATGCAATTTTACTGCGGCAACTTCATTAAAGGCGACCAAAAAGGCAAAGACGGTTTTGTCTATGAAAAGAGGGCAGGATTCTGCTTTGAAACACAGTTTGCCCCAGACGCTATAAATAAGCCGCAGTTTGAAAGCCCTGTTCTAAAGGCAGGAGAAAAGTACGACGAAACAACGGTTTATAAATTTGATATAAAGTAA